A region from the Triplophysa rosa unplaced genomic scaffold, Trosa_1v2 scaffold124_ERROPOS303670, whole genome shotgun sequence genome encodes:
- the wdr4 gene encoding tRNA (guanine-N(7)-)-methyltransferase non-catalytic subunit wdr4 isoform X1, with protein sequence MFLCPVLVYCIVFVFMFVLSPVFLFVVCEFCALYYLRRLVVSFSLVYCSCFHFAPPWEVFCFIFLCSVFPHCGCFCSVFVFCIINISVNPFTACLRLGSSSVSARTIRRHLNEMKRYGRRPRGTPLLTQRHKKARLQFAKMYLSKPKSFWENVLRTDETKMELFGKAHHSTVYRKRNEAYKEKNTVPTVKYGGGSKMFWGCFAASGTGCLDCVQGIMKSGDYQRILGRNVGPSVRKLGLRPRSLVFQQDNDPKHTSKSTQKWMATKRWRVLKWPAMSPDLNPIEHLSRDLKIAVGKRRPSNMRDLEQFAKEEWSKIPGERCKKFIDGYRKRLISVIFSKGCATKY encoded by the coding sequence atgtttctttgtcctgtgctcgtatattgcattgtgtttgtgttcatgttcgTGCTctcacccgtgttcctgttcgtggtttgtgagttttgtgccttgtattatttaagacgtttggtcgtgtcctttagtttagtttattgttcttgttttcattttgcccccccgtgggaagtcttttgttttatatttctttgttctgttttcccccattgtgggtgtttttgttctgtttttgttttttgtataataaatatatctgttaaccccttcactgcctgcctgcgcttgggttcttcatcAGTGTCAGCGCGAACTATCCGTcgacatttaaatgaaatgaaacgctATGGCAGGAGACCCAGGGGGACCCCACTGCTGACACAGAGACATAAAAAAGCAAGATTACAGTTTgccaaaatgtacttgagtaaacCAAAATCCTTCTGGGAAAACGTCTTGCGGACAGATGAGACCAAGATGGAGCTTTTTGGTAAAGCACATCATTCTACTGTTTACCGAAAACGGAATGAGGCCTACAAAGAAAAGAACACAGTACCTACAGTCAAATATGGTGGAGGTTCAAAGATGTTTTGGGGTTGTTTTGCTGCCTCTGGCACTGGGTGCCTTGACTGTGTGCAAGGCATCATGAAATCTGGGGATTACCAAAGAATATTGGGTCGCAATGTAgggcccagtgtcagaaagctgggTTTGCGTCCGAGATCGTTGGTCTTCCAGCAGGACAATGACCCCAAACATACTTCAAAAAGCACCCAGAAATGGATGGCAACAAAGCGCTGGAGAGTTCTGAAGTGGCCAGCAATGAGTCCAGATCTAAATCCCATTGAACACCTGTCGAGAGATCTTAAAATTGCTGTTGGGAAAAGGCGCCCTTCCAATATGAGAGACCTGGAGCAGTTTGCAAAGGAAGAGTGGTCCAAAATTCCGGGTGAGAGGTGTAAGAAGTTTATTGATGGTTATAGGAAGCGATTGATTTCAGTTATTTTTTCCAAAGGGTGTGCAACCAAATATTAA